The bacterium genome window below encodes:
- the secD gene encoding protein translocase subunit SecD, with amino-acid sequence MRYRTVLRATLIIIVAVLAFLYVCPTIDFYRWWQDEYEEDHFVLNWPGGYETDFPSWLAPVGRVLPKRAIKLGLDLKGGIYLIYEVDETGLSDKELRDAVNLTVEIIRKRVDELGVAEPEIQSEGRNRIVVKLPGIKDPARAKELIGTTALLEFKLVNPTDALYKLIQEYDKAKAEEAAGGKYAALGDKLQTIRGDTVFYEDDYEWVKETFARAAETGLVPDGWIVAYSNAVRLEDDETHIELGGDYRSVYLVNEETPITGKYLRNAQMAYDQYGKPNVEFTWNGEGARIFGDLTGAHIKERLAILLDGFVQSAPVIQSRITTRGEITGNFSSEEASDLALVLRSGALPAKLWQIQEQVVGPSLGRDAIRNGVIASLVALAIIVFLTIFYYHLAGIVADMALLFNLVIVVAVMVLLHATLTLPGIAGLILSVAMAIDANVLIYERIREELRAGKTVKAAVDTGYRRAFLTIFDSNITTVIAAVFLYLFGTGPVRGFAVTLTIGIAASMFTAIVVTKSVFDYFTGRRVKRLYIG; translated from the coding sequence TTGCGTTATCGCACCGTCTTACGCGCGACTTTAATAATTATCGTCGCCGTCCTGGCGTTTCTCTACGTCTGTCCGACTATTGACTTCTACCGGTGGTGGCAGGACGAATACGAGGAGGACCACTTCGTCCTGAACTGGCCCGGCGGATACGAGACCGACTTCCCGTCGTGGCTCGCGCCCGTCGGCCGCGTCCTACCGAAGCGAGCTATTAAGCTGGGGCTCGACCTCAAAGGCGGCATATACCTCATTTACGAGGTAGACGAGACCGGCTTGTCCGACAAGGAGCTCCGGGACGCCGTCAACCTGACGGTGGAGATAATCCGCAAGCGCGTCGACGAGCTGGGCGTGGCCGAGCCGGAAATTCAGAGCGAGGGCCGCAACCGCATCGTCGTCAAACTACCCGGCATCAAGGACCCGGCCCGGGCCAAGGAACTCATCGGGACGACGGCGCTCTTGGAGTTTAAACTCGTCAATCCCACCGACGCGTTGTACAAGTTGATTCAGGAGTACGATAAGGCAAAGGCCGAGGAGGCGGCCGGCGGCAAGTACGCCGCGTTGGGCGACAAGCTCCAGACCATCCGCGGCGATACCGTCTTCTACGAGGACGACTACGAGTGGGTCAAGGAGACTTTCGCCCGGGCGGCCGAAACGGGGCTCGTACCCGACGGCTGGATAGTCGCGTATTCCAACGCCGTACGGCTCGAGGACGACGAGACGCACATAGAGCTGGGCGGCGACTACCGGTCCGTCTACCTGGTCAACGAGGAGACGCCCATCACCGGCAAGTACCTGCGCAACGCCCAGATGGCGTACGACCAGTACGGCAAGCCCAACGTCGAGTTCACGTGGAACGGCGAGGGGGCCCGCATCTTCGGCGATTTGACCGGCGCCCACATCAAGGAACGGCTCGCCATCCTGCTCGACGGCTTCGTCCAATCGGCGCCCGTCATTCAGTCCCGCATTACGACCCGCGGCGAAATAACGGGCAACTTCTCGAGCGAGGAGGCGTCGGACCTGGCGCTCGTCCTCCGCTCGGGCGCGCTGCCGGCCAAGTTGTGGCAGATCCAGGAGCAGGTGGTCGGGCCGTCGCTGGGCCGCGACGCCATCCGCAACGGCGTCATCGCCTCGCTCGTCGCGTTAGCCATCATCGTCTTCCTGACGATATTCTACTATCACCTCGCCGGCATCGTCGCCGACATGGCGCTGTTATTCAACCTCGTCATCGTCGTCGCCGTTATGGTCCTGCTGCACGCGACGCTCACGCTGCCGGGCATCGCGGGCCTGATACTCTCCGTCGCGATGGCCATAGATGCGAACGTGCTCATCTACGAGCGAATACGGGAGGAGCTGCGGGCCGGGAAGACGGTCAAGGCCGCGGTGGATACCGGCTACCGCCGCGCCTTCCTGACCATATTCGACTCCAACATAACGACCGTTATCGCGGCCGTCTTCCTGTACCTCTTCGGGACCGGGCCCGTGCGCGGCTTCGCCGTAACGCTGACCATCGGCATCGCGGCGTCGATGTTCACCGCCATCGTCGTCACCAAGTCCGTATTCGACTACTTCACCGGCCGGCGGGTCAAGAGGTTGTATATCGGCTAA